GAATACGGCAGAGATGGGGTAACAATCGGTAAAAAAGCGTGAGTTGGCGCTCATTCAGGCAGTGATTATTGTCTGCCGTGACTTGGGGATACCTAAAGACGAATCGGCGCGTTCAATCGAGTCAGAGTCTTTAAGTAAGTCGGTAGTGGGCAGTTAAGAATGAAATTCAGCCGGCAAACAACGCTTCGGTCGCAAGCCACCGTGACGGGCGTCGGCGTTCATTCCGGTTTACCCGTCAACCTGACCCTCGGACCTGCACCCATCGATGCAGGTTTTATTTTTGTCCGCAGCGGACTGGATGGTTGCGACCGCGAAGTTCAGGCATCAGCCGAATCCGTGATCGCCACCGAATTCGCCACCACGCTGGGCGACCGTGAAGGCCCACTGGTCTCGACCGCCGAGCACGTGCTTGCTGCGCTGCGCGGCATGGGCGTCGATAACGCCGTGATCGAAGTCGACGGTCCCGAGGTTCCGATCATGGACGGCAGCGCCGCAGCTTTCGTCGCCGCGATCGATCAGGCCGGTATTTTTACCCAATCCGCTTCGCGCCGCTTCATCCAGGTCTTGAAGCCGGTGCAGGTCACGATCGGCAAATCGTTCGGTGAATTGCGCCCCCATGCGGCCGGGTTCCGCGCCGAGGTCGAGATCGACTTCGCCAATCCGGTGATCGGCCGTCAGAGCTACATGCTCGATCTCAGCCCCGAACGGTTCCGCCGCGAGATTTGCCGCGCCCGTACCTTCGGCTGCATGAGCGACGTGGCGAAGCTGTGGAGCGCCGGGTTTGCACTCGGCGCGTCCTTCGAGAATTCGGTGGTATTCGACGATGAGCGCCTGCTCAACGCCGAGGGGCTGCGTTACAGCGACGAATGTGCGCGCCACAAGGTCCTCGACGCGGTCGGCGATCTCGCGCTGGCCGGGCTGCCGCTGCTCGGCGCCTATCGTTCGGTGCGCGGCGGCCACAAGCTCAATCACGCCGTGCTGACCGCCCTGATGGCCGATCGCAGCGCCTGGCGGGTGATCGAGGCCGAAACCGCCCGCCGTACACGGGCTTACGCGGAAGTCGGCAGCGGAATGGTGGGCGGCATGGTCGCCCCGGCCTACGGCCCCGACGTTTCCTGACTTTCCCCTAACCGCCTTTCCCCTGACCGCTTTGCGGGTCGGCGCGGTCCTGTTCCCGATTTTCCGCAGTAACCATGATCGGCCGCAATCCGGCCCGGCCGCCTTAATCCGGGCGAAATGCCTGCGTATTCGGTTGGTTAACGGATGTTTTTCAGCTAAATAGGCCCGCGGTTGCGCGACAGGCGCTACGGGCACGGCGATCATTGCGTCCATGACCACGTTCATGGCGTGGCGGGCACCGCATCACAGGCGTCAGGTCTTAATTCTATGTCGGCACAGCGTATGACGCTCGAACTACGCAGACTATCGGCTCGTTCGGTCCTCGCGCGCCGCGGGCGGCAGTTGCTGATGGCCGCGGGCCTGGTGGCGCTGGCGATTCCCCTGAGCGGATGCGGTACCGGCGCGTTGTGGGACAAATTCCTCGCCAAGGACGACACCTTCGTCGAAGAACCGGCGGACAAGCTCTACAATGAGGGCTTGTACCTCATGAACCAGCGCAAGGATCCGAAGGCGGCGTCGAAGAAGTTCGAGGAAGTCGACCGTCAGCATCCTTACTCCGACTGGGCGCGCAAATCGCTGCTGATGTCGGCCTACTCGTTTTACAACGCCGGCGACTACGACAGCTGTATCGGCGCCGCGACACGCTACGTCACGTTGCATCCCGGCAGCTCCGATGCCGCCTACGCGCAATATCTGATCGCGGCCTCGCATTACGACCAGATTCCGGACATTTCCCGCGACCAGACCCGAACCGAGAAGGCGATTGCCGCGCTCGAGGAAGTGATCCGCAAATATCCGACGTCGGAATACGCCAACAGCGCCAAGGCCAAGCTCGAAGGCGCCCGCGATCAGCTGGCCGGCAAGGAAATGAATGTCGGCCGCTATTACATGCAAAAGCGCGACTACACCGCCGCCATCAACCGCTTCAAGACGGTCGTGACCCAGTACCAGACCACGCGGCATGTCGAGGAAGCGCTGGCGCGCCTGACCGAGGCCTATATGGCGATCGGCATCGTCG
The genomic region above belongs to Bradyrhizobium sediminis and contains:
- the lpxC gene encoding UDP-3-O-acyl-N-acetylglucosamine deacetylase; translation: MKFSRQTTLRSQATVTGVGVHSGLPVNLTLGPAPIDAGFIFVRSGLDGCDREVQASAESVIATEFATTLGDREGPLVSTAEHVLAALRGMGVDNAVIEVDGPEVPIMDGSAAAFVAAIDQAGIFTQSASRRFIQVLKPVQVTIGKSFGELRPHAAGFRAEVEIDFANPVIGRQSYMLDLSPERFRREICRARTFGCMSDVAKLWSAGFALGASFENSVVFDDERLLNAEGLRYSDECARHKVLDAVGDLALAGLPLLGAYRSVRGGHKLNHAVLTALMADRSAWRVIEAETARRTRAYAEVGSGMVGGMVAPAYGPDVS
- a CDS encoding outer membrane protein assembly factor BamD — its product is MSAQRMTLELRRLSARSVLARRGRQLLMAAGLVALAIPLSGCGTGALWDKFLAKDDTFVEEPADKLYNEGLYLMNQRKDPKAASKKFEEVDRQHPYSDWARKSLLMSAYSFYNAGDYDSCIGAATRYVTLHPGSSDAAYAQYLIAASHYDQIPDISRDQTRTEKAIAALEEVIRKYPTSEYANSAKAKLEGARDQLAGKEMNVGRYYMQKRDYTAAINRFKTVVTQYQTTRHVEEALARLTEAYMAIGIVGEAQTAAAVLGHNFPDSRWYKDAYNLVKSGGLEPSENKGSYISRAFKKLGLG